From a region of the Cyprinus carpio isolate SPL01 chromosome A18, ASM1834038v1, whole genome shotgun sequence genome:
- the LOC109087888 gene encoding RAC-beta serine/threonine-protein kinase — protein sequence MNEVSIVREGWLHKRGEYIKTWRPRYFILKSDGSFIGYKEKPETSDHNQPPLNNFSVAECQLMKTERPRQNTFVIRCLQWTTVIERTFHVDSNAEREEWIRAIQDVANGLKSREEEEPMDINFGSPGDNSLEGMEAAIAKSRTKVTMSDFDYLKLLGKGTFGKVILVKEKATGMYYAMKILRKEVIIAKDEVAHTVTESRVLQNTRHPFLTTLKYAFQTRDRLCFVMEYANGGELFFHLSRERVFTEDRARFYGAEIVSALEYLHSKDVVYRDLKLENLMLDKDGHIKITDFGLCKEGITNEATMKTFCGTPEYLAPEVLEDNDYGRAVDWWGLGVVMYEMMCGRLPFYNQDHERLFELILMEEIRFPRNLSPEAKALLAGLLKKDPKQRLGGGPDDAKEVMTHKFFSSMNWQDVLQKKLIPPFKPQVTSETDTRYFDDEFTAQTITVTPPDQYDSLDAEGPDTRTHFSQFSYSASVRE from the exons ATGAACGAGGTCAGCATCGTCAGAGAGGGCTGGCTCCACAAGAGAG GTGAATACATTAAGACTTGGAGGCCCCGATATTTCATCCTAAAGAGTGATGGCTCTTTCATCGGCTACAAGGAGAAGCCAGAGACGTCAGACCACAATCAGCCGCCTCTCAATAACTTCTCTGTTGCAG AGTGTCAGCTGATGAAGACTGAACGACCTCGGCAAAACACGTTTGTCATCCGCTGCTTGCAGTGGACCACTGTTATTGAGCGCACCTTCCATGTGGACAGCAATGCTGAAAG AGAGGAGTGGATACGTGCAATCCAGGATGTTGCCAATGGGCTCAAGTCCCGGGAAGAGGAGGAGCCAATGGACATCAACTTTGGCTCCCCTGGAGACAACAGCTTGGAGGGGATGGAGGCTGCCATCGCAAAGTCCCGCACCAAAGTG acAATGAGTGACTTTGACTACTTAAAGCTGCTGGGTAAAGGCACTTTTGGAAAGGTGATTCTAGTAAAGGAAAAGGCTACTGGCATGTACTATGCCATGAAGATCCTACGCAAAGAGGTCATCATTGCTAAG GACGAGGTTGCACACACAGTCACAGAAAGCAGAGTGTTGCAGAACACACGGCATCCGTTCCTTACA ACACTAAAATACGCCTTCCAGACACGAGACCGATTGTGTTTTGTCATGGAGTACGCAAATGGAGGCGAG CTGTTCTTCCACTTGTCTCGAGAGCGTGTGTTTACGGAAGATAGAGCTCGCTTCTATGGGGCTGAAATTGTTTCAGCATTGGAATATCTGCACTCTAAAGACGTCGTCTACAGGGACCTAAAG CTGGAGAATCTGATGCTGGACAAAGATGGTCAtattaaaatcacagactttGGCCTGTGTAAAGAGGGCATTACTAATGAGGCCACCATGAAGACATTCTGTGGGACCCCAGAGTACCTTGCTCCTGAG GTATTAGAAGACAATGATTATGGCCGTGCAGTGGATTGGTGGGGTCTGGGAGTGGTCATGTATGAAATGATGTGTGGTCGGCTGCCATTCTATAACCAGGACCATGAACGTCTGTTTGAGCTCATTTTAATGGAGGAGATTCGCTTCCCTAGAAACCTCTCGCCCGAGGCAAAGGCCTTGCTGGCCGGCCTGCTCAAGAAAGACCCCAAACAGAG gcTTGGAGGAGGTCCTGATGATGCCAAAGAAGTGATGACACACAAGTTCTTCAGTTCCATGAACTGGCAAGATGTCCTTCAAAAGAAG CTCATCCCACCCTTCAAGCCGCAAGTGACCTCAGAGACAGACACACGCTACTTTGACGACGAGTTCACTGCACAGACCATTACTGTCACACCACCTGACCAAT